The sequence below is a genomic window from Sorangiineae bacterium MSr12523.
GGTCTCACCCAGCGCGTGCAAACGATGATGAAATCTCGTTTCGGGGAGTGATCACGCAATGAATCGACGCCAGTGGTTGACCATGATGGGACTCGGGCTTCTGGGCTGTAGCTCTCGGAAAGGCGTCGGCGTTGGGGCGGCCGAAGCGACAGCGGCGGGTACCAGCACGCCGAAGCTCGCCCTGGAGGACTTTCGCCCCAAGAGCATGCTCCACGTCGCGCAGACGAAGGTGGCGAAGTCGAAGTTCCCGGTCATCGACGTGCATACGCACATCACGTGGTCCAAGACCATGCGTAAAGGCGTCGCCGTCGGCGAAGAGAACCAGTTCTTCTCGGAGCCGCGCGCGCTTCTCGAGGTGATGAACCGCAAGAACGTGCAGATGATGGTCAACCTCACCGGCGGCACCGGCAAGGGCCTCGAGGACACGATCCGAAAGCTCGATCGCACCTACGAAGGCCGCTTTGCCACGCTCACGGAGCCGTCGTACGGCCACTGGCTCGAGCCCAAGTATCCGCAGCTCCAAGCCGACGCCATCGAGCACGCGCGCAAGGCTGGCGCGAAAGGCGTCAAGGTGCTCAAGACCCTCGGCCTGTACTTGCGCGAGCAGATCGACAGCGGTCCGCTGGTCAAAATCGACGACCGCCGCTTCGACCCGATGTGGGAAGCTTGTGCCGCCAACAAGATGCCGGTGTGGATCCACATCTCCGATCCGGAAGCCTTTTTTCTCCCGACCGATCGAAATAACGAGCGCTACGAGGAGCTCTCGAACCACCCCGATTGGTCCTTTCACGGCAAGGATTTCCCCTCAAACGCCGAGCTTCTCGAGGCGCGAAACCGGGTGATTGCGCGACACCCGAAGACGCAATTTCTCCTCTTGCACGTAGGAAACGCTGCGGAAAATCTCGGTTATGTGTCGCGCTGCTTGGACCTCTATCCCAACACGATGGTGGAGATAGGGGCGCGCATCGGCGAACTTGGGCGCCAACCGCGGACATCTCGCAGGTTTTTCGACGCATATCAAGACCGTATCTTGTTCGGCACGGATGCCATTCCGCCACCGGCCGGCAACGAAGTGCCACAGCAGGTATTTGGCGACGAGCTCTATGAGATTTACTATCGGTTCCTCGAGACCGAAGATGAGTACTTCGATTATGCGCCGGCACCCGTACCGCCCCAAGGTCGCTGGGCCATCTATGGCCTCGGCCTTCCCGAGCCGATTCTCCGCAAGGTTTATCACGACAACGCCGCGCGCCTTTTGGGGCTGGTTGCATGACGCGCTCGTCTGAGGGGCCCAGGTCACAGTCAGGTGGCGGGGGTGGGGGCTCCTCAGGCTCGCGGTCGCAAGCGTCCAAGAACGCTGCGGCTGCTACGAACAACGCAAACCGTATGCTGGTCGAAGAACGCCGCCGCAAGATTCTGCAGATGCTCGACGAACAGGGCAGCGTCATGGTGGAGGAGCTCTCCGAGCGCTTCTCCGTCTCCACCGTGACCATCCGGGCCGATCTCGCCTCGCTCGAGCGCACGGGCAGGCTGGTGCGTTCGCACGGCGGCGCGGTCAAGCCGCAGGTTTACGACATGCCGCTCGGGGTCAAAGAGACCCTCCACCGCCGCGAAAAGGGCCGCATCGGCCAGGCCGCGGCGAAGATGATCCGCGACGGCGAAACGGTGCTGCTCGACTCCGGCACCAGCACCGCAGCCATTGCCCGCGAGGTGAAGGCGCTGCCGCTTCGCGCGCTCACCGTCATCACCAACGCGCTCAACATTGCGATGGAGCTCGCGGGGTTGCGGCACATCCGGGTCATCATGCTCGGGGGCATGCTGCGCGAGATGTCCTATTCCCTGGTGGGCCCCCATGCCGAGCAGATCCTCGAGCGCTTCCACGTCGACCGGCTCTTCCTTGGCGTCGACGGTGTCGACCCCGAGGTGGGCCTCACCACGCCGGACGTGCTGGAGGCCAAGCTCAATGCGCTCATGATTCGGGTCTCGCGGCAGGTCGTCGTCGTGGCCGATTCGAGCAAGTTCGGCCGGCGCAGCCTGTCCAAGATTGCCGACCTCGATGCCGTGCACAAAGTCATCACGGACCGGAAAATCTCGGCCGACATGGTTCGCGCGCTCAAGGCGGCCAACATCGAGGTCGTCATCGTTTAATCGCCCGCCTCATGGCTTGCGGTGCGACGCCTCCGCTCGCAAATTTGCGCCATGATGTTCGACCTTCGGCTCAGCGAAAGCGAAATGCGTCTGATGGCAAGCGCCCTCGACGAGCGCGTTCGTCAGCTGTTCGAAGAGCTCGTGCACACCGACGACCGCGCGCTCAAGCGCGAGCTCGCCCAGAAGCACGCCGACTTCGAACGACTCGCGGGACGTGTTCATCAATTGATCGATTCTCCACCGCTTCCCGCATCCGCATAGCTCTTCGCGTCATCGCGTCACGTTGAGCAAACCCAGCATGCACCCACCCACATCCCAGAGGAGAGGGGGCGCGGGGGGATGCTGCGTTGGGTTCGCTGGGCGTCGTTGGGGCTGATCTCTGCCTTGGGCGGCTTGCCCATCGCATGTTCCGAATCGGCCAAAACCGAAAAATCACGTGTGCCGTCGTCAGGGGAGCCGGAGGCGTTGGAGCAAGCCCTGGCCAAAGTCGTCGACACACCCTCACGCGATGCGTGCCCGTACGTACCGGGTACCGTGCGCTGCTATGCCAAGCTGCAAACGGATTCGGCGGGCAACGTCGTCGCCGCGGCCTCACCCCGCGGCTATGGTCCCGACGAATTGCGGCAGGCCTACCGCGTTCCATCGTCCGGAACACGCACCGGAACGATCGGCATCATCAATGCTTATGACTCACCCTCGGCCGAGTCGGATCTGGCCACCTACCGCGAGCAATACGGACTTCCGCCGTGCACGACGGAAAATGGCTGCTTCAAGAAGGTGAATCAAAACGGTGCACCGTCGCCGTTGCCGAAATCGGGCCATGCGGGCTGGGCCTCCGAGATCGCGCTCGATCTCGACATGGCGAGTGCGATGTGCCCGAGCTGCCGACTCTTGCTCGTCTTGGGCAATACGCCGACGCTGACGGATCTCGGCACCGCGGTCAACACGGCGGTGCGCTTGGGCGCGGACGTCGTTTCGAACAGCTACGGTGGGGTCGAGGCCGAGGAAGAAAACGACGCCAGCCCGGAGGAAATCCGCGACGCCGATCGGCTTTATTTTTCGAACCATCCCGGGGTTGGCATCTTTGCGGCCTCCGGCGACTGGGCCTACGGGCATGGCACGTCGTATCCCGCGTCGGGCAAGAACGTGATCGGTGTCGGAGGCACGCGCCTCGTGCGTTCTCTCAGCTTGCGCGGCTGGGCGGAGGTGGCGTGGTCGCAAACAGGTAGCGGATGCAGCACGCGCATTGCGAAACCGTTGTGGGCCAACGACGGCGATTGCCCGAACAAGACGGTGGCCGACGTTTCGGCCGTGTCCGATCCGGCGACCGGCGTCGCCGTTTACGACACGTTCGGTGGCGGCGACGCAGGATGGATGGTGATCGGCGGTACCAGCGCCGCGACGCCCATCGTGGCCGCCATCTTCCTCATGGCAGGGAAGGCGTCTGCGACGGGCGCCTTCGTCTGGCAGAACACGAGCCGCTTCTATGACGTGACCAGCGGCGACAACGGCAGCGGTACGCCCGAGGGCGGGATCTCCTGCATCGCTGGGGAAAACGGCTCGTACTTGTGCAACGCGAAGGTCGGCTTCGACGGCCCCACCGGCTGGGGATCGCCGAACACCAGGGCCCTTCTCGAGGCCACGATCGACGATGCGGGAGCGGTCCCCATCGAGGACGACGCCGGCCCCGCGGACAGCGGCACGGGCACGGATGCATCGATGGTTGATGCAAATGTCGTGATACCGCCATTGATGGACGCATCGTTCGGCCCGAGCAAAGCCGACGCGAGTTCGGCACACGGTGCCAGCTCGAGCACGGGCTACGGCGGTGGGAACTCGGGTTGCTCGGTTTCCACGGGCGCGGGCGAGCACGCGCCCACCGCGGGCGTTTTGTTTGCAATGACGGGTATCCTCGCGGCGCGGAGGCGGCGTAAACTGATGCGCTGAGATGTCGATTCAAGGCCCTTGGCTTCGGGCAACGTCATCGGCCTTCGCGGCGATGACCCTCACGGTTTCGCAGTTGGCTGCGGCCAATTCTCGCGATGTTTGTGCACCGTCGAGTGTTCCCGATACGGCGTGGTGTTTGGCCAAGGTGCAGACCGACGCCTATGGAGTGCGGCCCACGCTCGCCGGGCCAAGCGGACTTGGTCCCGCGGATCTTACGTCGGCGTACAGCGTTCCATCCAGCGGCACATCGACCGGCATCATCGCCGTCGTGGATGCGTACGACAATCCCAACGTCGAGTCCGATCTTGCAACGTACCGGTCCACCTTCGGACTTCCTCCCTGCACCACCGCCAATGGCTGTTTCAAAAAGGTGAATCAGCGCGGCGCCTCCTCGCCGTTGCCTGCTGCCGACAGCGGGTGGGCCACCGAGATGGCCATCGACACGCAGCTCGCCAGCGCCATGTGCCCGGCCTGCCGCATTCTGCTCGTCGAGGCGGACGGCGCATCGATGGCCAACCTCGGCGCGGCGGTGGTGATGGCGGTGCGCCTTGGCGCAAGCGTGGTGTCGAACAGCTGGGGAGGCGTCGAAAGCGCATCGTCGGCGGGCTACGATCGCGATTACTTCGCGCACGACGGCGTGACCATTTTCGCCAGCTCCGGTGACTTCGGTTACTCGCAAGGGGCACTGTATCCCGCCGCCGGCGCGCGGGTCATCGGGGTGGGCGGCACCACGTTGGCGCGTGCCTCCAATGCGCGCGGCTGGACGGAAACGGTATGGGGCGGGAGCGACACGGCTTCCGCCGGTACGGGCAGCGGCTGCAGCAGCTACATCGCGCGCCCATCCTGGGCCGATCCGGCGGCGAGCCCGCGATGCGCCATGAAAACGGTGAACGACGTTGCCGCCGTCGCGGATCCGAAGACCGGGGTGGCCATTTACAACACGTACGAGAGCACGGGCTGGGCCGTCTACGGCGGCACGAGCCTGGGCGCGCCCATCGTGGCGGCCATGTTCGTGCTCGCGGGCAAAGGTGCCGCGGGCGGTTCGCTGATCTGGAAAAACCGCGCCGCGTTCTACGACATCACCGCCGGCACCAACGCCAACGGCACGCCATCGGGCGGCGTCACCTGCGTCCCCGGCTCGGACAACCTGTGCAACGCCGTGGCCGGCTTCGACGCCCCGTCGGGGTGGGGCACACCCATCGCATCCGCATTGCGCGACGTCCCCTTCGACGGGGGCCCGCCACCCGACGCCGACCCCCCGCCCGATGCCGATCCCCCGGAGGAAGACGCGGGCCCCATTTCCGACGCCTCGCCCGATGCCCCCATCGATGCAGGCACCGACGCGGGCGCACCCGTCCCCAAGTCCGACGCCGGCAACGGCCGCGAACCCGCCCCCACGAACCCAACCGACGGCAGCAGCAGCGGCTGCACCATCGCCGACGCCAGCGCCGCAAGCGCCGGCACGAGCGCGCTAGCCCTCGCCCTGCTCCTCTTACGCCGCCGCCGCGCCTCCCGCTAACTCAGGAGAGAATTTACATGAAGGCGGGAAGGCGGGAAGGACTTACGGCGCTGGCGGCGCGGAACGCTTTCTTTGGGGTTTTCAATTTGCCCGCTGGCTGATTTGAAATCCCAAAAAACCTTCCCGCCTTCCCGCCTCCCTGTGAATCTTCTTCTTCAGTCGACCTTGAGGATCGCGAG
It includes:
- a CDS encoding amidohydrolase yields the protein MNRRQWLTMMGLGLLGCSSRKGVGVGAAEATAAGTSTPKLALEDFRPKSMLHVAQTKVAKSKFPVIDVHTHITWSKTMRKGVAVGEENQFFSEPRALLEVMNRKNVQMMVNLTGGTGKGLEDTIRKLDRTYEGRFATLTEPSYGHWLEPKYPQLQADAIEHARKAGAKGVKVLKTLGLYLREQIDSGPLVKIDDRRFDPMWEACAANKMPVWIHISDPEAFFLPTDRNNERYEELSNHPDWSFHGKDFPSNAELLEARNRVIARHPKTQFLLLHVGNAAENLGYVSRCLDLYPNTMVEIGARIGELGRQPRTSRRFFDAYQDRILFGTDAIPPPAGNEVPQQVFGDELYEIYYRFLETEDEYFDYAPAPVPPQGRWAIYGLGLPEPILRKVYHDNAARLLGLVA
- a CDS encoding DeoR/GlpR family DNA-binding transcription regulator; the encoded protein is MLVEERRRKILQMLDEQGSVMVEELSERFSVSTVTIRADLASLERTGRLVRSHGGAVKPQVYDMPLGVKETLHRREKGRIGQAAAKMIRDGETVLLDSGTSTAAIAREVKALPLRALTVITNALNIAMELAGLRHIRVIMLGGMLREMSYSLVGPHAEQILERFHVDRLFLGVDGVDPEVGLTTPDVLEAKLNALMIRVSRQVVVVADSSKFGRRSLSKIADLDAVHKVITDRKISADMVRALKAANIEVVIV
- a CDS encoding S8 family serine peptidase — translated: MLRWVRWASLGLISALGGLPIACSESAKTEKSRVPSSGEPEALEQALAKVVDTPSRDACPYVPGTVRCYAKLQTDSAGNVVAAASPRGYGPDELRQAYRVPSSGTRTGTIGIINAYDSPSAESDLATYREQYGLPPCTTENGCFKKVNQNGAPSPLPKSGHAGWASEIALDLDMASAMCPSCRLLLVLGNTPTLTDLGTAVNTAVRLGADVVSNSYGGVEAEEENDASPEEIRDADRLYFSNHPGVGIFAASGDWAYGHGTSYPASGKNVIGVGGTRLVRSLSLRGWAEVAWSQTGSGCSTRIAKPLWANDGDCPNKTVADVSAVSDPATGVAVYDTFGGGDAGWMVIGGTSAATPIVAAIFLMAGKASATGAFVWQNTSRFYDVTSGDNGSGTPEGGISCIAGENGSYLCNAKVGFDGPTGWGSPNTRALLEATIDDAGAVPIEDDAGPADSGTGTDASMVDANVVIPPLMDASFGPSKADASSAHGASSSTGYGGGNSGCSVSTGAGEHAPTAGVLFAMTGILAARRRRKLMR
- a CDS encoding S8 family serine peptidase translates to MTLTVSQLAAANSRDVCAPSSVPDTAWCLAKVQTDAYGVRPTLAGPSGLGPADLTSAYSVPSSGTSTGIIAVVDAYDNPNVESDLATYRSTFGLPPCTTANGCFKKVNQRGASSPLPAADSGWATEMAIDTQLASAMCPACRILLVEADGASMANLGAAVVMAVRLGASVVSNSWGGVESASSAGYDRDYFAHDGVTIFASSGDFGYSQGALYPAAGARVIGVGGTTLARASNARGWTETVWGGSDTASAGTGSGCSSYIARPSWADPAASPRCAMKTVNDVAAVADPKTGVAIYNTYESTGWAVYGGTSLGAPIVAAMFVLAGKGAAGGSLIWKNRAAFYDITAGTNANGTPSGGVTCVPGSDNLCNAVAGFDAPSGWGTPIASALRDVPFDGGPPPDADPPPDADPPEEDAGPISDASPDAPIDAGTDAGAPVPKSDAGNGREPAPTNPTDGSSSGCTIADASAASAGTSALALALLLLRRRRASR